The Lonsdalea populi genome window below encodes:
- a CDS encoding GRP family sugar transporter yields MNILIALIPALFWGILPLLVSSIGGSPNNQIIGTTLGAFVVALIIAIFVPANLVWPVIVGGAGSGMCWAFGQYLQYVSFTKIDVSKAMPVSTGLQLIGTSLFSVCFFGEWKDTKMLGFFAIFLVIVGVYLTTYTSKKNASQDQHLLTGVGILIVSMFGYIGYSALPRLFNLSGWDAFLPQTAGMVIMSILLSIKQLGSALKEKKTYLSMLPGLIFAIAALGYLISAQRNGVATGFTLSQMSVIISTLGGIFILKEHKTRTELILTLIGLGLVLSGGIIISQI; encoded by the coding sequence ATGAACATACTAATCGCGCTGATCCCGGCACTATTCTGGGGGATCCTCCCGCTCTTGGTGTCCTCTATCGGCGGCTCGCCCAATAACCAGATTATCGGCACCACGCTGGGCGCCTTCGTCGTCGCTCTCATCATCGCGATATTTGTGCCAGCGAATCTGGTATGGCCGGTTATCGTGGGCGGAGCCGGTTCGGGGATGTGCTGGGCCTTCGGTCAATATCTGCAGTACGTCTCCTTCACGAAAATCGACGTGTCGAAAGCCATGCCCGTGTCCACCGGGCTGCAGCTGATCGGGACTTCCCTGTTCAGCGTCTGCTTTTTCGGCGAGTGGAAAGACACCAAAATGCTGGGTTTTTTCGCTATCTTTCTGGTGATAGTCGGTGTGTATCTGACCACCTACACCTCAAAGAAAAACGCCTCGCAAGATCAGCATCTGCTCACCGGGGTGGGAATTCTGATCGTCTCGATGTTCGGCTACATCGGCTATTCCGCCCTGCCCCGGCTCTTTAATCTCAGCGGGTGGGACGCCTTCCTGCCGCAAACGGCGGGCATGGTGATAATGTCGATCCTGCTCTCCATCAAACAGCTCGGCAGTGCGCTTAAAGAGAAGAAAACCTATTTGAGTATGCTGCCCGGCTTAATCTTTGCCATTGCCGCGCTGGGTTATTTGATCTCCGCGCAGCGCAACGGCGTGGCGACCGGGTTTACGCTGTCTCAGATGAGCGTGATTATCTCCACGCTGGGTGGGATCTTTATCCTCAAGGAACATAAAACCCGCACGGAGCTGATCCTCACCCTTATCGGTTTGGGGCTGGTGTTGAGCGGCGGGATTATCATCAGTCAGATTTGA
- a CDS encoding MFS transporter, with protein sequence MARLFAFMVFNSGGIQVIGWLVGSEVYPLGIGGAIWFYALLNLLGFIFIYWMMPETKGRSLEEIETALKEGRFYPVSHHEQGVRQEP encoded by the coding sequence GTGGCCCGCCTGTTCGCCTTTATGGTTTTCAACTCGGGAGGAATTCAGGTCATCGGCTGGCTGGTGGGGTCGGAGGTCTACCCGCTGGGCATTGGCGGCGCCATCTGGTTTTACGCGTTGCTGAATCTGCTGGGGTTCATCTTTATCTACTGGATGATGCCCGAAACGAAAGGGCGCAGTCTGGAAGAGATCGAAACCGCTCTGAAGGAAGGGCGTTTTTATCCTGTTAGCCATCATGAACAAGGCGTCAGACAGGAACCGTAG
- a CDS encoding MFS transporter, which translates to MSDVRDDSDKYSNNLPKVLPADNEKLSDTSDSENNSLLSADAFLLTATAIAAIAGFLYGYDTGIISGALLQITHDVSLSSHAQELVTSAILVGAVVWVLSCGKLSSMLGRRYTVMIVAAIFALGVAAIYLALTMMGKLLVDRIGRRTLTLYMTPARSSARRCCDV; encoded by the coding sequence ATGTCTGATGTGCGCGACGACAGCGACAAATACAGTAATAACCTCCCGAAGGTATTACCGGCTGACAATGAAAAGTTATCCGACACGTCCGATAGTGAAAATAACAGCTTATTGAGCGCCGATGCCTTTTTATTGACAGCAACCGCCATAGCCGCCATCGCGGGATTCTTATATGGCTATGATACCGGGATTATTTCCGGCGCTCTGCTGCAAATCACCCATGACGTTTCCCTCTCGTCTCATGCTCAGGAACTGGTCACCAGCGCCATACTGGTGGGCGCCGTGGTCTGGGTTCTGTCCTGCGGTAAGCTGTCCAGCATGCTGGGACGGCGCTACACGGTCATGATCGTCGCCGCGATCTTCGCGCTGGGCGTGGCGGCCATTTATCTGGCGCTGACCATGATGGGTAAGCTGTTGGTCGACCGTATCGGCCGCCGCACTCTGACGCTGTATATGACCCCGGCGCGATCATCAGCCCGGCGCTGCTGTGATGTTTAG